The following DNA comes from Cucumis sativus cultivar 9930 chromosome 7, Cucumber_9930_V3, whole genome shotgun sequence.
ctagatataaaaaaaactatacttCGAATTTTCAATCCGTTCTTAAAAGGAAAGTCAAACGAACAAACAAACCATAATTTATATCTGAATTTCTAAATTCATAATTGACAAGTCCTAGATATATCTAGAAGTCTCTAAAACAATGACCAAAAATGGGAGTCTATGATTAGCTGGTCCATAATTTCCCTGATGTCCCCTTCAACTCTGCTTAtaacaaacatcaaacaaatcaCTTACTAGTTGGGGGAAAAAGACAGATTTGGGACAGATTTCTAACCTTCAAGTGAAATGCTATTTGATATTCTAAATTCCAAGCAAACTACTCCATGGAAGTCCAGGAAATTATGAACAGACTCTTTGGAAATGGCCAATGAAAAGACTGCAATACATCACCCTCACCACCCAGAAATCTAATCAATAGATACAATCTATTTTCcaacaggaaaaaaaaaaaaaaaaaagagaatctAATGATGAACAGAGAGATGGAAAGATCCAATCTCAGGTAAAAGGCGCATAAGGATCAAGCAATTGACgagcaaaaaatatatacccAAACACAAACATAACACAAAATGAACCCACAAGATTGAGATAAATAATGTCAAGAACTCGAACCTTTGACCTCCTCGTCACCATCATGATACTCCTGCTCATCTTCAGGCACTGGATCAAGCTCCACTTCCTCCCTAATAATACTCTTCACCGAGCCGCCGGCTTCAGCATCTCCATGACGAGAACCATCCTTGTCATCCGGATACCTAACCACCACCACCGGACACACACAATGGTGAACGCAGTAATCGCTAACACTTCCAAGTCGGCCCTTAGTAATTCGCTTTGAGGCGCCAAAACCTCTGCTCCCCATGATAACAGCACTAAGCCCTAATCGTTCAACTTCGAGGCAGAGTCTTTCCTTCATGTCATGGTCTTTGACTATGTGAATCTTGAAAGGAATATTAGCCTCCACTAAAGGTTGAGCCAAGTCAGCAGCCTTGGTCGTAGTGAAATTATCGAAATCATCTTCCATCTTTCGTTGCGTTTCTTCAGCGCTTACCTCGTCGCTGCTGCTATTCCTTTGATGAAGGTCAACTGATCCCCAATCAGCTCCATAAAGAACGCTTGTAGGCTGAACGTGAAGAAAAAACACCAAATCACCAGGACGGAGATAGTTCTGAACAGCCCAACGGACGGCGTATGCACTCTCATCGCTCAAATCAACAGCGATAGCGATTCTCCGCTGAGAATCCAATGAATGACGCGGTGATAAAAAGGAACCCGGTGACGACGGTTGGATTTGAACGACGGCATTAGGACTGATGCCGTCAAGAACAGTAGATTCCAACTCCGATCGTGTAGGTTGAAGACTCATAGTGGGAAATTTCGGAATACGGTGTGATCGACGGTTGAAGGAAATTGAAATTCGATGgggaaacaaaatttataaagaagaaagtggGAAATAAAGAACAAAGTAGAAATGCAAATGGAGAATGTGAAGAattggaagaaggaagaagatggagaagacAAAATGAGTTGCAAACAAGAATTAGTTAAGAAAGCGTTGGAAAATTGACCGACGATTCCATTTATAACCAAACCCTAACggtaattaattagtttaatgttcTTCCTTAATTATCATTATCCATCGCATTAGTTCCTTCCAACaccaaaattgttatttattaattattatttcccccatttctttttcgttACCAAAGAAGTGCTTTTTTATGTGTTATTATGAGGtgtttttaattgttttggaGTTATTTATAGATTTACTTAATTAAGGCTATTGTTTGGATCCAAGCCTTTGAAATAGACATATACGGtcttaaatcaattaaactaCACTTTGGTAGACAATATTagtgaaattaaaagttgtatGTTTCCTATGATTGAATAGGTAAGAATTAACTTAATGGTGTAGTTGTGGATATTAATACATAATGAGTATACCACTTTTGTTAGAGACTCAAATATGCCTTCTCTTTTCACCTAGTACTAAAACaactctccatttcttcttctttctgctctttcttttaatattctttctttaCCGCTTTAACTTTGtatataatcttttaaatatgTAGCGACCTAAATGGAttggattgaattttttttagatcaactcgaattttttatcaaattgacAACCCAAATAAGATATTCAACCCTTGGATTAAGTTGTTGTCGGTCgggttatttatttattttattttcttattttaagtGTATTGTTTATTAAGagctaaaatttcataaaacttaaatgaaactcaaaatgttaaatatcaaaatatattcaatttatctattacaaaatttaaaaaaccttCGTAATAATATGtatgaattataatattcaTAAGTtgtaatgtatattttaataatattggaAATTTGGGTTAGGTTGGGtcaacccatatttttcaaaatgtaacCCGACCCgaaaaaacatacaaaattcAACCCAATCCTTACAATTTGGGTTAAGTAGGTGTGAATAGTTAAGGTTGTTAAGTTATTTGAATACCCCTAATGCATAGTTATTTGGTCTTTTAGTCAATAAATATAGAGATTATCAAATCACACTCTTCTTAATCTCTAACGTATCAATATACATCTAGTATTTCCTTGCTCGGAAAATATGACCTTAGTGACATGAGACATGAAAAAGacttaataattttgtgaTAGTAAACCTATTTAGAATATTAGAAAAGTATAAGTTTATCATAACAATTAAACAAGTATCTTTAATATGATGGATTCTATCCAATGGACGGATATACTTCATATTCACAtcaatattcataaaatacaataagaaatgaaaactaaaagacAATGAATTCACGTACCttgaattaaaaatcattgtatacataaaagataaaatgacGACACATATGTTGTGAGTAAATATGGaaacttgaaaaattaaatttcatgaaGATTTCGATGATTGATGCACACAATATTTGCACTCGTTGAACGGGCAACATTGCAATAACAACACCTATGCCCTTGAACATTtgacaatgacattttttttttgtttctttatggtgacacattttgatttttgttttgagtaCTCAAACTTGTTGCTGTACATTGATCGTCATTGATGTAATCCAAGGCTTTTCCTTTTGTTCTCATTATTGAAGTGTTTGTCtattattctttgtttttatacGAGTCTGTACAATTCcacaatttctctttttctataatttctttttaagtcGTTAAATTAGGTTTTTTAATCCATCACAACATGTTAATTAAAGACATAATCCTGATAATATTGAACTTGTATATTTTTACATTCTTTTAATGAACCTTTTAACTCTAATTTGATATGTAGGAAATTATGTAAAAGAGATTTCTAAAAGGAAGTGTTTAAAAGGATGATTAGAGGCTACAAAAAGTGGAAGTGAGGCCAAAATGAGGTGGCAGCAAAGCAATCACTTGAAactgaaaaagaagataaaacaattTGGAAAAGGAAGATTGAAAGTGATAGAGTCACAGAAGAGAAGAGACAAATAGGCAAAATTACAAGgaaaaaacaagagagaagGATTTGGTAAAAGAGAATGATAGAACAAataattctttccttttgtgtCCTTCCAACggtaaattttaaagtttttactATCGACTTTAGAATCAAAGTTTAGTTCTTATGATGAGGAAAATATCAATCTGACTCGAACAacactttcaaatataacaataatctAAACAGCTTTTCAATGATTATGCCAAAGGAAAGTGTCTCTCAACTGTAGGCATAATAAATAACCGTGTGAGTCTTAAACAATATGAATCAAATCCTCCACTTCactattaaatttacctttaaGGAGCTATGAGAGGGGAGAGGGCAAACAGATGATTGACTTCCAACAAGAACCCGTAGAGATTTAAAGACTACATTATGCTCTCAGATGCCTGTGAACGTCCACAAGTACTAATGGCTGGAAAACATGGTGGAATAAAATGTGGGGAGGCCAAAATCCCTTCTAAAATCAAGCACTTCATGTGGCAGATTTTTCACACTATCTCCCAACAGACGATGTCTTTGCAGTCGACACGTTAATGTTGATGATATTTACATATGTGGGGGGGCCACTGAATAAATGGAATACATCTTCTTTTGCTTGTTCTCAAGTACATCTGCTTGGAGGACTCTTAACCCAACTTGGTCCCAGATGGAAGATGCCTCTTTTGTAAATTGTACGTGGACCAACCATTATGGTTGTCTAAACCCAAGCATTTTGCTTTGGCTTGTGTGGGTGTTTGGTTGATATGGAATGATggtaatataatttttcataaaaagttTGTTCTATCTATTGCTTGTTGGAGTGGATGAATTAAGCAATacttaaagttttttttttgtaagatttGTGCTCAGAACAATATCCTTCAAATGAATCTTTTGATATGATCTCCTTTTGGGAAACAAAATTCATCAGTTTTGTTTGTGGATGCATCTTATAAAGAAGGTGATTATATCACTAGGTTTGGTTGTGTGATTTTGGATCCCTTTGCACATATCTTTCCGGCATCGTATGGAATCTATAATTTCCATCACAATCCTTTGTATGTGGAGGTGATAGTGATTTGTGAAATCTCTCATCTCTTGCTCAACAAAAAGAAGGGTGTGCGGGTGAATTGTACATACTTTCTAATTGGCAAGTGCTTATCAGCACTACTAATCATTTTATGGATCCAACAGTAAGAATGAGGAGTTGATTCAGAACATCTGGCATTAGTCATCTTCCTTTTCAATATTCATCTTTTGATTTAACTATCCCAACCGAAAGAGTGTTGCTCGCAAGTTGACTAAACATGACTCTTATCGTGTGACTTTCACAAGGCACAAATTTTTCCGATTGATTGTCATCATGTTCTAAATTTCTTCCTAAAGCTTGAGGATGTCAAGTCATGGTTTGTTGCAGTGTTTTGCATCTCAAAACATATATTacttgtatttttttgttttttttttctaaacgaATGTTTTACCATAAACATTTTTGCATTAtcttaagtaaaaaaattgtaaaaataaattggcttaataatattaatacttAGTATGATctctacttttaaaagtggaagatactataaataaaaatgattcaaaattaaaatttgaatacgAATAATgcaaaaatgatagaaaatacACGTCAATATCAACCTTccaatattttactatatagtACACACaattaagaaaacatataGGTAGAAATCAGACAAGGAGATgactaaagaaagaaactatCTATTATTGAAGTCAactactaaaatataattagttttaattaatatctaaacaagaaaaaattacgaaaaaatattttaaatgaccaatagtattttaatatattgctaaataatttaattcatttttgttacaCTTAGAAAAGATCCCAAAAATTAAATCCAATTATAcgattaaaatacaaaattttgcaTAATTTTGCGTGAGGCTAAGAGCCTAAGACTAAAcctttcttcaaaattaacatttgtgaaatacataattaattaacggATGATTCATGATATAGCGTCACGCCAAAGTGAACGGAGTGGTTTCGTTCGCAACAccgttatttttttttccatcaagTGCGATTGAATTTCATTTAACCGCCGAAAGTATCAAATTCTATTGAACATAAATATTCATCCCGCCAAATTCCCAAGTTTCGTTGGAAATTCGAATCGGACTCCTACGCCGGCACCGCCGCTGGATGGAGAATGGCCTGATTTCGGTGGACCGGTGGTCGGAGGGTAGCCAAATCTATTTTCTGACTCACCTGCACTCCGACCACACCAAAGGCTTGTCTTCGCAATGGTCTAAAGGCCCACTCTTCTGCTCTCGCCTCACCGCCAAATTCTTCCCCTTAAAATTCCCTAGTTTCAACCTCTCCTTGCTCCGTGTCCTAGAAATCGGCTTATGGCACTCAATCTCACTGGTTTCACCTTCATCTGGTTCACGGAAAGTTATCAAGGTCGTGGCAATCGACGCTCACCATTGTCCTGGTAATTAAAGATTCAAACCTTTCATCTCGCTGTTTGATGAGTTGATAGGCAGTTGTTTGTTATAAGTTCTGAAAGGAATGGATTCTTTTATCTAATTCTATGATAGGCGATTTTAAGATTTGTATCGGTAGGAAGAATTACTGCGTTTTGTATTTGGATTATGATTGTGTTCTGGTTCGTTGCTAGAACTCGTTAGTTGATCAAGCTTTTGCCGTCTTGTTCCTTTCTCGTTGTTGCATTTTGTAATAGGATGGACTATGTTTCTGTTCTTGTTTGTTGCTAGAGCCTAGAGCGAATTAGTTGATCAAGCGTTTACTGTGCTGTTCCTTTTTTGCTACGGTCAGGTGCTGTTATGCTCTTGTTTCGTGGAGACTTTGGCTGTTTGCTTTACACAGGGGATTTTCGGTGGGAAATGAGTAGTGAAAGGGCGAATAAAGGAAGGATCGCGCTTCTGAATGCACTCGAGGATAATACTGTCGACGTTCTTTACTTGGATAATACTTACTGCAATCCTTCATATGCGTTTCCTTCTCGAGAAATTGCTGCACGGCAGGTTAAGAATTCTTCTGGATTGTTTCTTTATACTTTATGGCATGTAATTTCATTTCCTTGTAAGAATGCTGACCATGGGTTAGATTTAGGTAAATGATGGATTGAAGACTGAAGGATTCTTTCCACTCAGCCATGAGGAAGCAAAGGCTATTTGATGTTATTTCATGCTATTATTCTCCTGGCTTTTGATTGAATTCAATGGAAATAACCATTTTGAACCATAAAACGTTAGTTTGTGCATTCATATGGATTGCCACGAGAGAGACCTAATGAAGCTTCTCTGACCTGATAGTATGCATTCTGGAAAAACATTGGGAATGGGGCTTTTTTAATCATTAGATTGGGCTTTAgagtttctttatttcttagGATTGGACCCTAGACCCGTACAACCAGTACCATATCGTCttcttaaaattgttttcttttgctaGTTTTCTACCTTTctaatgtttttgtttcttaattaattgatacAGATTGTTGATATCATTGCCTCCCATCCACAACATGATATTATCATTGGCGTTAATTCTTTGGGGAAGGAAGATCTTTTAGTTCACATTTCTCGCATGCTTGGATTGAAGGTTAGTTCTAAGTGAAGAATGTGATTATGCAGCTCACTAATGGGTTTTggaacaattttcttttattgaaggGCACAACAATTAAACGATGGAAGTGGTTAACAGCATGTAAACAAGTCATAAATTGACTAATTTAGCATGTAGATTCATTAGTTTGGTTCAAATAGTGCTGCCTCTCTTTTTTGTGTAAAATTGAGTGATGGAAGATTAAAATAGCTTCTTTGAAGAATTACTCCCATCTCGAACTTTTACGGGTGGATACAAAATGTAGTACAAgttgattatattttattttgaggcTGATTATAAGGTATAGAAGTATCTGTTCAAACTCCATGTGTCCAACTGCCCAGAATACAAAAATCCTATGAATTTCGCCATGCTAGATGGTTGTCTTATCTTACTGGTTTTCACTGTTGAtcctttttttaagaaaagaaatttaactTCTTCTTGAAGGTTTGGGTATGGCCAGAACGCTTGCAGACGATGCATCTTCTTGGTTTCAATAACGAATTCACTACAAAGACGAATCTTACTAGAGTTCGAGCTGTTCCTCGCTACAGCTTCAGCATAGATACTCTCGAGGGATTAAACCAGATGCGCCCAACCATCGGAATCATGCCATCAGGTCTTCCTTGGGTGGTAAGACCCCATGAAGGAGATGGTATTCCTTCTGGTTCGCTTCTTATCACCCGTTATCGCCAAAGCAAGTTGAATGAAAATGGTCCGTTCTTGATTGAGAAGCAAACTGGAAAAGTAGAATCGGTTACCAAGTTGCACAAGTACATTTTTTCAGTTCCATATTCGGACCATGCTTGCTTCTCAGAGATACAAGAATTCATAAAGCTTATCTGTCCAACCACCATCAAAGGCattgtttcttcatcttcttgtTACATCGAACCCCTTTACTACTTCGGTCGCCTCTGTGGAGCAAAGCAACCTGTAAATAAGTTCCAtcacaagaaagaaagaacagagaaagttgaaaaagatGTCGACATTAAGTTCGTTAACTGGAAGAAAGGTACAAATGCTGGGATTTTGAATGCAGGTGTTCGTTTGGGTCGAGTGAGTGCATTGAGACGAGTCCAGCGTGGTGCGCGTCTTCAGGAAGATGATTGTCCTGGGTGATTTGGATGGGAGAACTACTGGCTTTGAAAGGTATGCTTCTCTTGCTTTCTTCCCTACCCTGAGCTGATAAGATTCTATTATATACTAATTTTACCAACAGGTTGGAACCCAAGACCTTACCGCTATATTACTATACTACCATACTACCAAGACCTTGTTTGATAAGAATCTATTCATCCTGATTCTGTATGATAAATTATAACTTGGTTGTTTCACTTAGATCTGCACGATACCATTCTTATTTCCCATTTGCTTTCActttgttaataaaaataaaaatagaatgaTGTCGGAGCAGCTAtttgttctaattttattttattttttgttgaaaaacatTGCTGTtggtaatcattttttatttctgattctgtaaaactttgaaataaatatgtgAAAAGAATATGCATGgaaattagttttcaaaatcaaatatccaAAACTTTttgtgatatatttatttatagatcTTCGTTATCTATTTAGTAAAGTCAAGAATGATAgaattatagttttatttgtGTAAGAGAAAACACTGGAAACAGAAATAAGTATTAAGAAACACTAAtcttatttaacttaaaatgaaatcaagtttatagccaaatttaaagaaaatagctACAAAAGAGTACATTTGTAATTCCgcttcaaataaatatatgacgACCATATGTAtctcaatttaaataaagttacAATGCGAATAGATATTTTAGGCaagggaagaaaaacaaaaggaaaacgCCGTTGCCGGGGATCGAACCCGGGTCACCCGCGTGACAGGCGGGAATACTTACCACTATACTACAACGACTTTGTTGGGAAAGAGGTTATTTAAGTTCTAATTATTGAGTACATATTTTGAATGATACTGTTAAATTATGTATGCCCTGAACTTTGACAATGGTAGAATTCTTTTTATGATATTGTAgttataatttcaaatgaatCGATGTaatgattttctattttttatttctcattttcattttttagttaaatttcacattctttttccttcttttctcattattttttacttcacattttcattgtaattatttaacGTACAGTAGTCtcattacaaaacaaaaaactgtTTTTGATGACATTCAATGAAATGGATTTGTAATGTACAAAATGCCTCAGAAACCACCACAAAAAAATTCATCCCTAAACCACTATATATATGcgtgtatatgtatgtatgcatATGTATGCCTATATATgatgcatatatatatgtattatgtgtatatatagagTCACATACTTAAATTGGCACACTGCAACAATTAAGTATGTTGTCTCCAATAAAGAGCTATAGTAAAAGGGGAAAAGATGAGAGTAAGATACCAAATATAACCATAAATAATTGGCAGTCACGGtcaaaaattaacaaacaacATCAGGCTCGATCAAGAGCACACTCTCTGGTTCTTTATTCTCTAACTATAAGACTCTATAAGACTCTGACTCATATAAACATACCTAGCTGCACTCTAGAACGGTCGATAATATCGTCCTATATTAAAGAATGTATGAATAAGTGCATTTTCGAAAATGAATGGTATTTTGGCATAAGTCCCTAAGAGAGAACTCCTAATACACACTAACAAGCTGGAAATGTAGATGAACGCCACTGCAGCCCAATATTGCATTGCGTATGTGCCATTGTAATGTATGAGTGGCATGAAATTGCTAGCATACCATATGATGTCAAGTGAGGTTTCTAATAACATCCCCATCATAACATGGAACCGAACGAAATGAGGCAATTCTTTATTCCTCACGACACCAAAGTATGCAAGGTTGAAGTACAACATGGGGAACCACCACGGTAACCTCTGAACGGATCCGGGGacataaaatatcaaattatcaaCATCCAAGTGTTCCAACAAGGGCATGAGGTAATATGCTGTACTTGACATCTGCAAAGCCATCAAATATGGAACACAGGCCAAAGTCCTCAACCaccattttggtttttgggtaACCCCAGATTGGCGTTTTACACTGTAAGAGTCGTCTCTGAATGCCCGAGGACCCTTTTTAGCATATTTTCGTGGAGGCAAAAGTGGAAGTTTATGGAATAGACTGCCTTGTTCCCCAGATAGATATGGGGATGCTGCTGCAGAAATATGTGATATCGACATTCCTGGAAatcataatattcaaaattgacattattagtttttctcCAACTTTAGTAATATGATAGCATTGAATCAAATAGCGAAACTTGGATAAAgtataaacaatataaatcCTAGCTGAACAATATGAATGAACGATGTTTTCCAGGGAATAACAAAGTTCTCAGACCAGGTTTTGCGTTGATCGAAAACCGATTTCCCAAGGTAGACTTATCCCATTACATTTAATCAACAATCAAGAGTATAATAATTATCCTACATATAGGGTAGACAGACAAGGATATCTTTTGTAATCCACCTTCACAATATTGTGCACACTACAAGAGAACGTTTTGTCCACCGGTTTCATAAGTTGGTGACGTACTGTTAAATAACTCAAATCTACTAACTATACCAATGCTCAGTATTGAAGTTTGCACGTTTACAGTGAACTCCCTCTTTCCCTCTACCTCTCTCCAATGTTTCAAATTCTAGACTAAATAACTCAGCACATCAAACACAAACTCACTATCTCCAACCTATTAACTCTTGATACTCAAACCCACAAACAACCACAAAGGTTAACAAAATCTAttacgaaaataaaaagtaattaaaacaCTAGAGTTGAAAAATAATCGTACCtctagaagaagaaaacttcaATTCCTTACAAGGTTTCTGTTTAGTTTTGGCAATAGATAAAGCAAGCTTCGTGTCTAAGTTAGCAGAACCCAATCGACGACATTGGGGCGTAACCACTAGGCTAGGCTTGAAACATCTTTTCAAAAACACACCACTGTACCTGAATCAAGATCAACTAGAAGTTACGCAACAAAACCATAGccaaatttctattaaaatttacatGGAAACCAACAGAGGCTGCAGCATGAAGAGTAACCCAATACTTGAAGTTATTCAT
Coding sequences within:
- the LOC101217371 gene encoding universal stress protein PHOS34 isoform X2, with amino-acid sequence MSLQPTRSELESTVLDGISPNAVVQIQPSSPGSFLSPRHSLDSQRRIAIAVDLSDESAYAVRWAVQNYLRPGDLVFFLHVQPTSVLYGADWGSVDLHQRNSSSDEVSAEETQRKMEDDFDNFTTTKAADLAQPLVEANIPFKIHIVKDHDMKERLCLEVERLGLSAVIMGSRGFGASKRITKGRLGSVSDYCVHHCVCPVVVVRYPDDKDGSRHGDAEAGGSVKSIIREEVELDPVPEDEQEYHDGDEEVKDD
- the LOC101217371 gene encoding universal stress protein PHOS32 isoform X1 encodes the protein MSLQPTRSELESTVLDGISPNAVVQIQPSSPGSFLSPRHSLDSQRRIAIAVDLSDESAYAVRWAVQNYLRPGDLVFFLHVQPTSVLYGADWGSVDLHQRNSSSDEVSAEETQRKMEDDFDNFTTTKAADLAQPLVEANIPFKIHIVKDHDMKERLCLEVERLGLSAVIMGSRGFGASKRITKGRLGSVSDYCVHHCVCPVVVVRYPDDKDGSRHGDAEAGGSVKSIIREEVELDPVPEDEQEYHDGDEEVKETVQVTKVEKIAE
- the LOC101219892 gene encoding 5' exonuclease Apollo, whose protein sequence is MENGLISVDRWSEGSQIYFLTHLHSDHTKGLSSQWSKGPLFCSRLTAKFFPLKFPSFNLSLLRVLEIGLWHSISLVSPSSGSRKVIKVVAIDAHHCPGAVMLLFRGDFGCLLYTGDFRWEMSSERANKGRIALLNALEDNTVDVLYLDNTYCNPSYAFPSREIAARQIVDIIASHPQHDIIIGVNSLGKEDLLVHISRMLGLKVWVWPERLQTMHLLGFNNEFTTKTNLTRVRAVPRYSFSIDTLEGLNQMRPTIGIMPSGLPWVVRPHEGDGIPSGSLLITRYRQSKLNENGPFLIEKQTGKVESVTKLHKYIFSVPYSDHACFSEIQEFIKLICPTTIKGIVSSSSCYIEPLYYFGRLCGAKQPVNKFHHKKERTEKVEKDVDIKFVNWKKGTNAGILNAGVRLGRVSALRRVQRGARLQEDDCPG
- the LOC101219652 gene encoding protein TIC 20-IV, chloroplastic translates to MQSNTALTSSASLFPFARKTGKMFAETTTPTPTAAGASLRYSGVFLKRCFKPSLVVTPQCRRLGSANLDTKLALSIAKTKQKPCKELKFSSSRGMSISHISAAASPYLSGEQGSLFHKLPLLPPRKYAKKGPRAFRDDSYSVKRQSGVTQKPKWWLRTLACVPYLMALQMSSTAYYLMPLLEHLDVDNLIFYVPGSVQRLPWWFPMLYFNLAYFGVVRNKELPHFVRFHVMMGMLLETSLDIIWYASNFMPLIHYNGTYAMQYWAAVAFIYISSLLVCIRSSLLGTYAKIPFIFENALIHTFFNIGRYYRPF